From Apium graveolens cultivar Ventura chromosome 9, ASM990537v1, whole genome shotgun sequence, the proteins below share one genomic window:
- the LOC141687497 gene encoding putative LRR receptor-like serine/threonine-protein kinase At1g12460, whose protein sequence is MLNVSMKIVVKYFVYVISLLIICFGLVCCVSEKEILLQFKGNISSDPFDSLSSWDSSKSPCQDFEGVYCNSDGNVYRIVLWNTSLGGILSPALSGLESLRILSFYGNRFTGNIPVEYGGIDTLWKINVSSNALSGLIPEFLGDLSNIRFLDLSNNGYTGDIPSALFKNCNKTKFISLSRNKLSGSIPLAVGNCLNLLGFDVSFNRLSGGVPPQICDIPGLMSLSLSNNELVGNVQDQILKCRSLELLDIGSNMFTGLAPLNVLQFSNLTYFNISYNEFGGQISEIESCSQRLEIFAAPGNALTGQIPGSISKCSGLKVVDLGFNKLNGSIPIDIADIQRLSVLRLGNNSITGTIPVEFGNIQLLQVLDLHNLNLGRQIPDEICNCRFLLELDVSGNAFEGEIPDNLYNMSYLVILDLHNNQLNGSIPTTLGNLSNMQLLDLSENSLSGSIPLSLENLLELTYFNLSYNTLTGVIPSIPAIQKFGASAFSHNPGLCGAPLISCSGTQAKAKGKSSLLSVSAIVAIVAAAVILAGVLLITIINMKSRRKRSGEAAAVVESTPLGSTDSNIIIGKLVLFSKSLPSKYEDWETGTKALLDKDCLIGGGSIGTVYRTSFEGGISIAVKKLETLGRIRNQEEFEQEIGHLGNLRHPNLVAFQGYYWSSSLHLVLSEFIPHGNLYNNLHGLDHPGTSSGIGNSELNWSRRYQIALGTASALVYLHHDCKPPLLHLNIKSTNILLDESYEPKLSDYGLVKFLPLLDNNTFTKFHNTVGYVAPELAQSLRVSDKCDVYSFGVVLLELVTGRKPVESTMANEVVVLCEYVRELIESGSASDCFDRSLRGFAESELIQVLKLGLVCTSEMPSRRPSMAEALQILESIRSDLGS, encoded by the exons ATGCTGAATGTGAGTATGAAAATAGTTGTTAAGTACTTTGTTTATGTTATTAGCTTGTTGATAATTTGTTTTGGTTTAGTTTGTTGTGTTAGTGAAAAGGAGATCTTGTTGCAATTTAAGGGTAATATTTCTAGTGACCCTTTTGATAGTTTAAGTTCTTGGGATTCTAGTAAAAGCCCTTGTCAAGATTTTGAAGGTGTGTATTGTAATAGTGATGGGAATGTGTATAGAATTGTGCTTTGGAATACTAGTTTGGGTGGAATCTTGTCGCCGGCTTTGTCTGGTTTGGAGTCTTTAAGGATTCTTTCGTTTTATGGCAATAGATTTACGGGTAATATTCCAGTTGAATATGGTGGGATTGATACATTGTGGAAGATTAATGTTAGTTCGAATGCGTTGTCTGGTTTGATTCCAGAATTTCTTGGTGATTTGTCGAATATTAGGTTTCTTGATTTGTCTAATAATGGATATACTGGGGACATTCCTTCAGCTTTATTCAAGAATTGTAATAAAACAAAGTTCATTTCTTTGTCAAGAAACAAGCTTTCTGGTTCGATTCCTTTAGCTGTTGGAAATTGTTTAAATCTTCTTGGATTTGATGTATCATTTAATAGACTGAGTGGTGGTGTGCCTCCACAAATCTGCGATATTCCTGGGTTAATGTCCCTATCTTTGAGTAACAATGAGCTAGTAGGAAATGTTCAAGATCAAATTTTGAAGTGCAGGAGTTTGGAGCTTTTGGATATTGGTAGCAATATGTTTACTGGGTTAGCCCCTTTAAATGTTCTTCAGTTCAGTAATCTTACTTATTTCAATATTTCATATAATGAGTTCGGGGGGCAGATTTCAGAGATAGAATCTTGCAGTCAAAGATTAGAGATTTTTGCTGCCCCCGGGAATGCTTTAACGGGGCAGATTCCGGGAAGTATCAGCAAATGCAGTGGCCTAAAGGTTGTTGATTTAGGGTTTAACAAGCTGAATGGAAGTATTCCAATTGATATTGCTGATATTCAGAGACTTTCGGTTTTACGATTGGGGAACAACTCTATAACTGGGACAATACCGGTAGAATTTGGAAATATCCAACTTCTTCAAGTTCTGGACTTGCACAACCTCAACCTTGGTCGTCAAATTCCAGACGAGATATGCAATTGCAGGTTTCTTCTGGAGCT GGATGTTTCTGGCAATGCATTTGAGGGTGAAATTCCAGATAACCTATATAATATGTCATACCTTGTAATCCTTGATCTGCACAACAACCAGCTAAATGGAAGCATACCAACAACCCTCGGAAATTTGTCGAATATGCAGCTTTTGGATCTATCAGAGAATTCGTTATCTGGGTCAATCCCATTATCTTTGGAGAATCTGTTAGAGTTGACTTATTTTAATCTCTCTTACAACACTCTCACCGGTGTCATTCCCTCCATTCCTGCCATTCAGAAATTTGGAGCATCAGCCTTCTCTCACAATCCAGGGCTCTGCGGTGCTCCTCTGATATCGTGCTCAGGCACCCAAGCAAAAGCAAAAGGAAAATCAAGTTTGTTGAGTGTTTCTGCCATTGTCGCAATTGTTGCAGCTGCAGTCATACTTGCTGGTGTTTTACTAATAACTATAATCAACATGAAGTCTCGCAGGAAGAGAAGTGGTGAAGCTGCTGCAGTAGTAGAGAGTACTCCCCTGGGTTCAACAGACTCAAATATAATAATTGGAAAGTTGGTCCTGTTCAGCAAAAGTTTGCCCTCAAAGTATGAGGACTGGGAAACAGGCACCAAAGCTTTGCTAGACAAGGATTGCCTGATTGGCGGAGGTTCAATTGGAACAGTGTATAGGACAAGTTTCGAAGGTGGGATATCAATTGCAGTGAAGAAGCTTGAGACTTTAGGAAGAATACGAAACCAGGAAGAATTTGAGCAAGAAATTGGGCATTTAGGAAACCTCCGACACCCAAATCTTGTTGCTTTTCAAGGTTATTATTGGTCTTCTAGCTTGCACTTAGTATTGTCCGAGTTTATTCCCCATGGAAATTTGTATAACAATCTTCATGGACTTGATCATCCTGGTACCAGTTCTGGAATTGGTAATAGTGAGCTGAATTGGTCTAGAAGGTATCAGATTGCTCTAGGAACAGCAAGCGCTCTTGTGTACCTTCACCATGACTGCAAGCCTCCTCTTCTTCATCTTAACATCAAGTCTACTAACATACTGCTAGATGAAAGCTATGAACCAAAGTTGTCAGATTACGGGCTAGTAAAGTTCCTTCCTCTACTTGATAACAATACATTTACCAAATTTCATAACACAGTTGGGTATGTTGCACCAGAGTTGGCACAAAGTTTGAGAGTGAGTGACAAATGTGATGTATATAGCTTCGGAGTAGTGTTGTTGGAGCTAGTTACTGGGAGAAAACCTGTGGAAAGTACAATGGCTAACGAGGTGGTTGTTTTGTGTGAATACGTTAGGGAGTTGATTGAGAGTGGATCTGCCTCGGATTGCTTTGACAGAAGTTTGCGGGGTTTTGCAGAAAGCGAGTTAATCCAGGTTCTAAAGTTGGGATTAGTATGCACTTCTGAAATGCCTTCTAGAAGACCTAGTATGGCTGAGGCCTTGCAGATTCTGGAGTCCATAAGGTCTGATCTGGGTTCATAA
- the LOC141684154 gene encoding uncharacterized protein LOC141684154, whose protein sequence is MTYDVNVEEGRQIEVNIDELKCDYVIMRGSEGQIGESEEVTGSNVMMMTSGRWWCLIWWWAKLILLVLFLGVLAAVFFKWVGPFFMDKEVIPILNWETATFSKPVLALIVFASVALFPVILLPSTPSMWVAGMTFGYGYGFLLIIGGVAIGVSLPYLIGLLFHHRMQEWLKKYPKKARVIKLAGEGNRVHQFQAVTLIRISPFPYIVYNYCAVATNVKYVPYLLGSMVGMVPEILVAIYTGIMIKTLADASTDQRTLSTAQIIFNICGFCLTVTTTVIITIYAKRRLKELQLEEEPLLQAMDVAAQVWLRK, encoded by the exons ATGACTTATGATGTGAATGTGGAGGAGGGGAGACAAATTGAGGTGAATATTGATGAATTGAAGTGTGATTATGTAATTATGAGAGGTTCAGAGGGGCAAATTGGGGAAAGTGAAGAAGTAACAGGTTCTAATGTAATGATGATGACTAGTGGGAGATGGTGGTGTTTGATTTGGTGGTGGGCTAAGCTTATtcttttggttttgtttttgggGGTTTTGGCTGCTGTTTTCTTTAAATGGGTTGGCCCTTTTTTCATGGATAAG GAGGTTATTCCAATATTaaattgggaaacagctacatTCAGTAAACCTGTTTTAGCACTTATTGTATTTGCATCTGTGGCATTATTTCCGGTTATTCTTCTACCATCCACGCCTTCCATGTGGGTGGCCGGGATGACCTTCGGTTATGGTTATGGATTCTTGCTTATAATTGGTGGAGTGGCCATCGGTGTGTCGCTTCCATATCTTATAGGTCTCCTATTCCATCATAGAATGCAA GAATGGCTGAAAAAATACCCAAAGAAAGCCCGCGTGATAAAGTTAGCTGGCGAAGGAAACCGAGTTCATCAATTTCAAGCTGTAACTTTGATTAGAATTTCTCCTTTTCCTTACATTGTTTACAACTACTGTGCTGTGGCAACAAATGTAAAGTATGTACCTTACTTGTTGGGATCAATGGTTGGGATGGTGCCAGAAATCCTTGTTGCAATTTATAC TGGCATCATGATAAAAACACTAGCTGATGCTTCGACTGATCAGCGTACCCTCTCAACAGCTCAGATCATCTTCAATATTTGTGGTTTCTGTTTAACAGTGACTACCACTGTAATAATTACAATCTATGCTAAAAGGCGCCTCAAGGAATTGCAGTTGGAAGAAGAACCACTGTTACA GGCTATGGATGTTGCAGCACAAGTTTGGTTAAGAAAATAA